A single region of the Lotus japonicus ecotype B-129 chromosome 4, LjGifu_v1.2 genome encodes:
- the LOC130710147 gene encoding HIPL1 protein-like isoform X2 codes for MKSALFISFLFSCSLLLLDSSTSLPLCTDSRAPFTVNTTLEFCPYNGSTCCNFTEDAQIQKQFQLMKVSDPGCASLLKSILCANFCSEVWDTCQTVSITNSPFSPSLQSQGGGIQLNTSATKLTDLWQSKTDFCNAFGGGSNNESLCFEGEPVALNNTETSPISSPHGLCIEKIGSGSYINMVAHPDGSNRAFFSNQMGKVWLATIPDMGSGEKLKLDESSPFVDLTDHVYFDTQFGMMGMAFHPNFANNGRFFASFNCDKDKWSGCNGRCSCNSDVNCDPSKLGDGNGAQPCQYQTVVAEYTANGTASQPSAVESAKPTEVRRIFTMGLPFTSQHGGQILFGPGDGYLYFMMGYGGGSGDPFNFAQNKKSLLGKIMRLDVDNIPSASEITKLGLWGSYSIPKDNPFREDKNVQPEIWALGLRNPWRCSFDSERPSYFFCGDVGQDLYEEVDLITKSGNYGWRVYEGPYLSTLTESSAGNTSLNSINPIPPILGYNHSEVNKNEGSASITGGYVYRSRTDPCMYGRYLYADLYAGAMWAAIEDPENSGDFSTSRIPFSCPHDSPIQCGSVPGSSLPALGYIFSFGEDNSKDVYILASTGVYRVVPPSRCNYACSQEKATTTPSSSHASHWSNFYGYLFLQISSFLLLLMGFM; via the exons ATGAAGAGTGCTCTTTTCATCAGCTTCTTGTTTTCTTGCTCTCTGCTGCTTTTAGACTCTTCAACTTCACTTCCTCTATGCACTGATTCAA GGGCACCCTTTACCGTCAATACCACACTTGAATTTTGCCCTTATAATGGAAGCACATGTTGCAACTTCACAGAAGATGCACAAATACAGAAGCAATTCCAACTGATGAAAGTATCTGATCCTGGCTGTGCCTCGCTTTTGAAATCAATACTTTGTGCG AACTTTTGCTCTGAAGTGTGGGATACATGTCAAACTGTGTCCATAACAAACTCACCATTCTCCCCTTCATTACAAAGCCAAGGAGGAGGAATACAACTAAACACCAGTGCAACCAAACTAACTGATTTATGGCAGTCCAAAACAGATTTTTGCAATGCATTTGGTGGAGGCTCCAACAATGAATCACTATGCTTTGAGGGAGAACCTGTTGCCTTGAATAACACTGAGACTAGTCCTATAAGCTCCCCACATGGTTTGTGCATTGAGAAAATTGGAAGTGGATCTTATATCAACATGGTAGCTCACCCTGATGGCTCAAACCGTGCATTCTTCTCTAATCAAATGGGTAAAGTTTGGTTGGCAACTATTCCTGATATGGGGTCAGGAGAAAAATTGAAGCTTGATGAGTCAAGTCCCTTTGTTGATCTAACTGATCATGTTTATTTTGATACTCAATTTGGAATGATGGGCATGGCATTTCATCCGAATTTCGCAAACAATGGTCGATTCTTCGCTTCATTCAACTGCGATAAAGATAAGTGGTCAGGGTGTAATGGGAGATGTTCTTGTAATTCAGATGTTAACTGTGATCCTTCAAAGCTAGGTGATGGTAATGGTGCTCAACCATGTCAGTACCAAACTGTTGTTGCAGAATATACTGCTAATGGGACTGCGTCTCAGCCATCCGCG GTGGAAAGTGCTAAACCAACAGAGGTGAGGAGGATATTTACCATGGGACTCCCATTTACATCTCAACATGGAGGTCAGATACTCTTTGGACCTGGTGATGGGTATTTATACTTCATGATGGGATATGGAGGAGGTTCAGGTGATCCATTCAATTTTGCCCAAAACAAGAAATCATTGCTTGGAAAGATCATGAGGCTTGATGTAGACAACATTCCAA GTGCATCAGAAATTACCAAACTTGGCCTTTGGGGTAGCTACTCCATTCCCAAGGATAATCCATTCAGGGAAGATAAAAATGTGCAGCCTGAAATATGGGCCTTGGGATTAAGAAATCCTTGGCGATGTAGTTTTGATTCAGAAAGACCTTCCTACTTTTTTTGTGGAGATGTTGGCCAG GATCTTTACGAGGAGGTGGATCTCATCACTAAAAGTGGAAACTATGGCTGGCGTGTGTATGAAGGACCTTATCTATCCACTCTTACAGAGTCATCTGCAGGAAATACCTCGCTTAATTCCATAAATCCAATTCCCCCAATATTGGGATACAACCATTCTGAAGTAAACAAGAATGAAGGGTCAGCATCTATTACTGGGGGATATGTCTATCGATCTAGGACTGATCCTTGTATGTATGGAAG GTACCTGTATGCTGATCTTTATGCAGGTGCAATGTGGGCAGCAATTGAAGACCCTGAAAATAGTGGAGACTTCAGCACTAGCAGAATCCCTTTCAGTTGTCCCCATGATTCTCCTATCCAATGTGGCTCAGTACCTGGAAGCTCCCTTCCAGCTCTGGGATACATCTTTTCATTTGGTGAAGACAACAGCAAGGATGTTTATATTCTTGCAAGCACTGGTGTTTACCGAGTTGTTCCCCCAAGTCGCTGTAACTATGCTTGTTCACAAGAAAAGGCAACAACTACTC
- the LOC130710147 gene encoding HIPL1 protein-like isoform X1 produces MKSALFISFLFSCSLLLLDSSTSLPLCTDSRAPFTVNTTLEFCPYNGSTCCNFTEDAQIQKQFQLMKVSDPGCASLLKSILCARCDPFSAELFTVQSTPRSVPVLCNSAISANSSQSKVDVQNFCSEVWDTCQTVSITNSPFSPSLQSQGGGIQLNTSATKLTDLWQSKTDFCNAFGGGSNNESLCFEGEPVALNNTETSPISSPHGLCIEKIGSGSYINMVAHPDGSNRAFFSNQMGKVWLATIPDMGSGEKLKLDESSPFVDLTDHVYFDTQFGMMGMAFHPNFANNGRFFASFNCDKDKWSGCNGRCSCNSDVNCDPSKLGDGNGAQPCQYQTVVAEYTANGTASQPSAVESAKPTEVRRIFTMGLPFTSQHGGQILFGPGDGYLYFMMGYGGGSGDPFNFAQNKKSLLGKIMRLDVDNIPSASEITKLGLWGSYSIPKDNPFREDKNVQPEIWALGLRNPWRCSFDSERPSYFFCGDVGQDLYEEVDLITKSGNYGWRVYEGPYLSTLTESSAGNTSLNSINPIPPILGYNHSEVNKNEGSASITGGYVYRSRTDPCMYGRYLYADLYAGAMWAAIEDPENSGDFSTSRIPFSCPHDSPIQCGSVPGSSLPALGYIFSFGEDNSKDVYILASTGVYRVVPPSRCNYACSQEKATTTPSSSHASHWSNFYGYLFLQISSFLLLLMGFM; encoded by the exons ATGAAGAGTGCTCTTTTCATCAGCTTCTTGTTTTCTTGCTCTCTGCTGCTTTTAGACTCTTCAACTTCACTTCCTCTATGCACTGATTCAA GGGCACCCTTTACCGTCAATACCACACTTGAATTTTGCCCTTATAATGGAAGCACATGTTGCAACTTCACAGAAGATGCACAAATACAGAAGCAATTCCAACTGATGAAAGTATCTGATCCTGGCTGTGCCTCGCTTTTGAAATCAATACTTTGTGCG agGTGTGACCCTTTTTCAGCTGAGCTATTTACAGTTCAATCCACACCTAGATCAGTTCCCGTACTTTGCAATTCTGCCATTTCAGCAAATTCTTCACAGTCAAAGGTTGATGTGCAGAACTTTTGCTCTGAAGTGTGGGATACATGTCAAACTGTGTCCATAACAAACTCACCATTCTCCCCTTCATTACAAAGCCAAGGAGGAGGAATACAACTAAACACCAGTGCAACCAAACTAACTGATTTATGGCAGTCCAAAACAGATTTTTGCAATGCATTTGGTGGAGGCTCCAACAATGAATCACTATGCTTTGAGGGAGAACCTGTTGCCTTGAATAACACTGAGACTAGTCCTATAAGCTCCCCACATGGTTTGTGCATTGAGAAAATTGGAAGTGGATCTTATATCAACATGGTAGCTCACCCTGATGGCTCAAACCGTGCATTCTTCTCTAATCAAATGGGTAAAGTTTGGTTGGCAACTATTCCTGATATGGGGTCAGGAGAAAAATTGAAGCTTGATGAGTCAAGTCCCTTTGTTGATCTAACTGATCATGTTTATTTTGATACTCAATTTGGAATGATGGGCATGGCATTTCATCCGAATTTCGCAAACAATGGTCGATTCTTCGCTTCATTCAACTGCGATAAAGATAAGTGGTCAGGGTGTAATGGGAGATGTTCTTGTAATTCAGATGTTAACTGTGATCCTTCAAAGCTAGGTGATGGTAATGGTGCTCAACCATGTCAGTACCAAACTGTTGTTGCAGAATATACTGCTAATGGGACTGCGTCTCAGCCATCCGCG GTGGAAAGTGCTAAACCAACAGAGGTGAGGAGGATATTTACCATGGGACTCCCATTTACATCTCAACATGGAGGTCAGATACTCTTTGGACCTGGTGATGGGTATTTATACTTCATGATGGGATATGGAGGAGGTTCAGGTGATCCATTCAATTTTGCCCAAAACAAGAAATCATTGCTTGGAAAGATCATGAGGCTTGATGTAGACAACATTCCAA GTGCATCAGAAATTACCAAACTTGGCCTTTGGGGTAGCTACTCCATTCCCAAGGATAATCCATTCAGGGAAGATAAAAATGTGCAGCCTGAAATATGGGCCTTGGGATTAAGAAATCCTTGGCGATGTAGTTTTGATTCAGAAAGACCTTCCTACTTTTTTTGTGGAGATGTTGGCCAG GATCTTTACGAGGAGGTGGATCTCATCACTAAAAGTGGAAACTATGGCTGGCGTGTGTATGAAGGACCTTATCTATCCACTCTTACAGAGTCATCTGCAGGAAATACCTCGCTTAATTCCATAAATCCAATTCCCCCAATATTGGGATACAACCATTCTGAAGTAAACAAGAATGAAGGGTCAGCATCTATTACTGGGGGATATGTCTATCGATCTAGGACTGATCCTTGTATGTATGGAAG GTACCTGTATGCTGATCTTTATGCAGGTGCAATGTGGGCAGCAATTGAAGACCCTGAAAATAGTGGAGACTTCAGCACTAGCAGAATCCCTTTCAGTTGTCCCCATGATTCTCCTATCCAATGTGGCTCAGTACCTGGAAGCTCCCTTCCAGCTCTGGGATACATCTTTTCATTTGGTGAAGACAACAGCAAGGATGTTTATATTCTTGCAAGCACTGGTGTTTACCGAGTTGTTCCCCCAAGTCGCTGTAACTATGCTTGTTCACAAGAAAAGGCAACAACTACTC